One part of the Nocardioides zeae genome encodes these proteins:
- a CDS encoding histidinol-phosphate transaminase: protein MTAGDTAADDTSWLPLREELAGIAPYGAPQLDVPVQLNVNENPYGPSEACVADIAEAVAEAARTLNRYPDREFVALRTALAAYLSRDVAAGQAPITPEQVWAANGSNEVMLQLLQAFGGPGRTALSFAPTYSMYPEYARDSNTAWVAGRRREDFALDLDAATGLIAEHRPSVVLLPSPNNPTGTALPPAAVDALCAAAAEHGNDGRGGLVVVDEAYGEFRRAGTPSAIELLPTHRNLVVSRTMSKAFAGAGLRLGYLAAAPAVTDAIRVVRLPYHLSATTQATALAALRHTDELLGQVDALRGERDLLVDWLREQGHDVAESDANFVLFGRFADRHAVWRGLLDHGVLIRETGPDGWLRVSVGTPAEMAAFRDALTIVTKENQ, encoded by the coding sequence GTGACCGCGGGGGACACGGCGGCCGACGACACGAGCTGGCTCCCGCTCCGCGAGGAGCTCGCGGGCATCGCCCCGTACGGCGCGCCCCAGCTCGACGTGCCGGTGCAGCTCAACGTCAACGAGAACCCGTACGGCCCGTCCGAGGCCTGCGTCGCCGACATCGCCGAGGCGGTGGCGGAGGCGGCGCGCACGCTCAACCGCTACCCCGACCGGGAGTTCGTGGCGTTGCGGACCGCGCTCGCGGCGTACCTCTCCCGGGACGTGGCGGCCGGCCAGGCGCCGATCACGCCCGAGCAGGTGTGGGCCGCGAACGGCTCCAACGAGGTGATGCTGCAGCTCCTGCAGGCCTTCGGCGGACCGGGACGCACGGCGCTGAGCTTCGCGCCGACCTACTCGATGTACCCGGAGTACGCGCGCGACAGCAACACCGCGTGGGTGGCCGGGCGCCGCCGCGAGGACTTCGCGCTCGACCTCGACGCGGCGACGGGGCTCATCGCGGAGCACCGGCCCAGCGTCGTGCTCCTGCCGAGCCCCAACAACCCGACGGGCACGGCGCTGCCGCCCGCCGCGGTCGACGCCCTGTGCGCCGCCGCGGCCGAGCACGGCAACGACGGTCGCGGCGGTCTCGTGGTGGTCGACGAGGCGTACGGCGAGTTCCGGCGCGCCGGCACCCCGAGCGCCATCGAGCTGCTGCCGACCCACCGCAACCTCGTCGTGTCGCGCACCATGAGCAAGGCGTTCGCCGGTGCCGGGCTGCGGCTGGGCTACCTGGCCGCCGCCCCGGCCGTGACCGACGCGATCCGCGTCGTACGGCTGCCCTACCACCTGTCGGCGACCACGCAGGCCACGGCGCTCGCCGCCCTGCGCCACACCGACGAGCTGCTCGGCCAGGTCGACGCGCTCCGTGGCGAGCGCGACCTGCTCGTCGACTGGCTGCGGGAGCAGGGCCACGACGTGGCGGAGTCCGACGCCAACTTCGTGCTCTTCGGCCGGTTCGCCGACCGGCACGCCGTGTGGCGTGGCCTGCTCGACCACGGCGTCCTCATCCGCGAGACCGGCCCCGACGGCTGGCTGCGCGTCTCGGTCGGCACCCCGGCCGAGATGGCGGCCTTCCGCGACGCCCTCACGATCGTCACCAAGGAGAACCAGTGA
- the hisB gene encoding imidazoleglycerol-phosphate dehydratase HisB: protein MSTPRTARLERTTSESKILVEIDVDGSGTHDISTGVGFYDHMLTAFARHALVDLTVRAEGDTWIDAHHTVEDSAIVLGQAIREALGDKKGTRRFGDATVPLDEALVQAVVDISGRPYCVHTGEPEGQQYVQLGGSGVSYLGSLTKHVFETIAFHGHLALHVRVLAGREPHHIVETQFKAFARAFRDAVALDPRETGVPSTKGTL from the coding sequence GTGAGCACCCCCCGCACCGCACGCCTCGAGCGCACCACGAGCGAGTCGAAGATCCTCGTCGAGATCGACGTCGACGGCTCGGGCACGCACGACATCTCGACCGGCGTCGGGTTCTATGACCACATGCTCACGGCCTTCGCCCGGCACGCGCTCGTCGACCTCACGGTCCGGGCCGAGGGCGACACCTGGATCGACGCCCACCACACGGTGGAGGACTCGGCGATCGTGCTGGGGCAGGCGATCCGGGAGGCGCTCGGGGACAAGAAGGGCACGCGGCGCTTCGGCGACGCGACCGTGCCGCTCGACGAGGCGCTCGTGCAGGCCGTCGTCGACATCTCCGGGCGGCCCTACTGCGTGCACACCGGGGAGCCGGAGGGGCAGCAGTACGTGCAGCTGGGCGGCTCGGGCGTGTCCTACCTCGGCTCGCTGACCAAGCACGTCTTCGAGACCATCGCCTTCCACGGCCACCTGGCGCTCCACGTGCGCGTGCTGGCCGGCCGGGAGCCGCACCACATCGTCGAGACGCAGTTCAAGGCGTTCGCCCGGGCCTTCCGCGACGCGGTCGCGCTCGACCCGCGCGAGACCGGCGTGCCCTCGACCAAGGGCACGCTGTGA